One region of Suncus etruscus isolate mSunEtr1 chromosome 5, mSunEtr1.pri.cur, whole genome shotgun sequence genomic DNA includes:
- the POP1 gene encoding ribonucleases P/MRP protein subunit POP1: protein MSNAKERKHAKKMRNQPTNVTLSSGFEPERGQKLHNGGGRPWHSQRSEPHAGALRQRHGRGAQQAAEPDSSQQSSSTVLFKKKGGWKAGPEGTSQEIPKYLTAATFARARAAEIRAMLTAVTQKSSNSLVFQTLPRHMRRRAMSHDVKRLPRRLQELARKEAEKAVHQKKEHSRNKCHRARRCHTDRVLEFNRRQRRNLWLETHIWHAKRFHMVKRWGYCLGERPTAKSHRASYRAMSSRCVLQDLSYYCCVEVRGAEEAVLQSLSPLCNTDTGRTFAAVHCLSGRCQGSLTLYRAHRYPQETLGPVTFLWRPASCPGDSSETRQLWIWFHPALKQDVLEEVRVACQCSEPVQPPACSPDAPPTQAPDGRHMEPPTERPGRKRKRRDEGEDSRAAKKICGDGTRAPHEPRSWVSPVTGITVSDLTLELNRFRLIGPLSHRVLTEALKPAPVHSGSEEAEQTPHGWWAAACGKPAELALHRTQGAVFQLLGSIASPAELPPGMVLGLTVGDPRLNLPQKRSKVVPGPEDCQDQEKLRELRLGAVPATCASSFLWDQDICRSVTENKLSDQDLNQRRSELLVPGSPLFLGPRESKIPILVVQQPGKVAGDDCRGWGSGWDILLPKGWGMAFWIPLIYRGARVGGLKESLVHSQYMRSPSVPGDCPDCPAGVRFAQEQAKELLEKYQRRPPAKRPNFVKLGTLAPFRCPWEQLTQEWAARGVAQETAGAGSCPEHAGKDAGGASQPQESGQEASDGTAKAVQQPAESAATEGPVLERTNSFCVLRSRSCLKQLSVWCGPSSRIRASSGGECSRQPLNPEALLVLCSRFPQALVWVSVFPLRKGSPEPHSMICIPAEEDLQRLRQDRLFGGPQEPKHSDPFKSHIRKEKEKRRDKGQAVRGSTLGLWPAPLPSVMAHGSRVLLGFVTQGDFSMAVGRSEALGFVSLTGFLDMLTRQMAAERGLVLLRAAKSLQYRFARVTVEI, encoded by the exons ATGTCGAATGCAAAGGAACGCAAACATGCTAAGAAAATGAGAAATCAGCCCACGAATGTAACCTTATCCTCGGGTTTCGAGCCCGAGAGAGGCCAGAAACTTCATAATGGAGGCGGGAGGCCTTGGCACTCACAGAGATCAG AGCCTCACGCTGGAGCTTTACGACAGCGACATGGCCGAGGGGCCCAGCAGGCAGCCGAACCCGACAGCAGCCAGCAGTCCTCGTCCACGGTCCTGTTCAAGAAGAAGGGTGGCTGGAAAGCGGGGCCCGAGGGCACGTCTCAGGAGATCCCCAAGTATCTGACTG CGGCCACATTCGCGCGCGCCCGAGCAGCTGAGATCCGTGCCATGCTGACCGCCGTGACCCAGAAGTCGTCCAACTCCCTTGTCTTCCAGACCCTGCCACGACACATGAGGCGCAGAGCCATGAGTCATGACGTCAAACGCTTACCCCGGCGGCTGCAGGAGCTGGCCCGGAAGGAG GCGGAGAAAGCTGTGCACCAGAAAAAAGAACACTCCAGAAACAAGTGCCACAGGGCTCGGCGCTGCCACACTGACCGCGTGCTGGAGTTCAACCGGCGGCAGAGAAGGAACCTGTGGCTGGAGACGCACATCTGGCACGCCAAGCGCTTCCACATGGTGAAGCGGTGGGGCTACTGCCTGGGCGAGCGGCCCACGGCCAAGAGCCACCGGGCCAGCTACCGGGCCATGAGCAGTCGCTGTGTCCTGCAG GATCTGTCCTACTACTGCTGCGTGGAGGTGCGGGGTGCCGAGGAAGCTGTCCTGCAGTCACTGTCACCCCTGTGCAACACGGACACAG GACGGACATTTGCAGCCGTGCACTGCTTGTCTGGAAGGTGCCAAGGCAGCCTCACCCTCTACCGGGCACATCGGTACCCCCAGGAAACACTGGGCCCAGTTACCTTCCTTTGGAGGCCTGCAAGCTGCCCCGGGGACAGCTCTGAGACCCGACAGCTGTGGATCTGGTTTCATCCAGCTCTCAAGCAG GATGTTCTAGAGGAGGTCCGGGTCGCGTGCCAGTGCTCGGAGCCCGTCCAGCCCCCTGCCTGCAGCCCTGATGCCCCCCCAACACAGGCACCTGACGGCCGCCACATGGAGCCGCCTACAGAGAGGCCTGGCAGGAAAAGGAAGCGGAGGGACGAGGGTGAGGACAGCCGTGCTGCCAAGAAGATCTGCGGCGACGGGACACGGGCACCTCACGAGCCCCGCTCCTGGGTCTCACCGGTCACAGGCATCACTGTCAG CGACCTGACGCTGGAGCTGAACAGATTCCGGCTCATTGGTCCCCTGTCCCATCGTGTCCTCACTGAGGCCTTGAAGCCGGCGCCTGTCCACTCT GGGTCCGAGGAGGCCGAGCAGACGCCGCACGGATGGTGGGCTGCCGCCTGCGGGAAGCCAGCTGAACTGGCCCTGCACCGCACACAAGGAGCTGTGTTCCAGCTGCTGGGAA GCATCGCATCACCTGCAGAGCTTCCCCCAGGTATGGTTCTAGGACTGACAGTGGGGGATCCACGATTAAACTTGCCTCAAAAGAGGTCCAAAGTGGTGCCCGGCCCGGAAGACTGCCAAG ATCAGGAGAAGCTGAGAGAGCTGCGTCTGGGGGCCGTGCCTGCCACGTGTGCCAGCAGCTTCCTCTGGGACCAGGACATCTGCAGGAGTGTCACCGAGAATAAACTCTCGGATCAG GACTTGAACCAGAGGAGGAGTGAGCTGCTGGTGCCCGGCTCGCCACTCTTTCTGGGGCCACGGGAGTCCAAGATCCCCATCCTGGTGGTCCAGCAGCCTGGGAAGGTGGCTGGTGACGACTGCCGTGGCTGGGGCAGTGGCTGGGACATCCTGCTTCCGAAGGGCTGGGGCATGGCTTTCTGGATCCCCTTG ATCTATCGGGGCGCCCGCGTCGGAGGTTTGAAGGAGTCACTGGTGCATTCTCAGTACATGCGGTCCCCTAGTGTCCCTGGGGACTGCCCAGACTGTCCTGCAGGGGTTCGTTTTGCCCAGGAGCAAGCCAAGGAGCTTCTGGAAAAGTACCAAAG ACGGCCTCCTGCTAAGCGCCCCAACTTTGTAAAGCTGGGCACGCTGGCACCATTCCGTTGCCCCTGGGAGCAGCTAACCCAGGAGTGGGCAGCACGGGGTGTTGCCCAAGAGACAGCAGGGGCAGGTTCCTGCCCGGAGCATGCAGGGAAAGACGCAGGAGGAGCCTCCCAGCCACAAGAGTCTGGCCAGGAAGCCAGTGATGGCACAGCCAAGGCCGTCCAGCAGCCTGCGGAATCAGCAGCCACAGAGGGCCCAGTCCTAGAGAGGACTAACAGCTTCTGTGTCCTCAG GAGCAGGTCGTGCCTGAAGCAACTGTCGGTCTGGTGCGGACCCAGCTCTAGGATCCGGGCCAGTTCAGGCGGGGAGTGCAGCAGGCAGCCACTCAACCCTGAAGCTCTCCTGGTCCTCTGCAGCCGCTTTCCTCAGGCCCTGGTGTGGGTCAGTGTCTTCCCGCTCCGAAAGGGGAGCCCCGAGCCCCACTCCATGATCTGCATCCCAGCTGAGGAGGATCTCCAGCGGCTGCGACAGGATCGACTCTTTGGGGGGCCCCAGGAGCCCAAGCACAGTGACCCCTTCAAGAGCCACATCcgtaaagagaaagagaagaggagagacaaGGGCCAGGCTGTGAGGGGCTCCACACTGGGACTGTGGCCGGCGCCACTGCCCTCTGTCATGGCTCACGGCTCCCGCGTGCTCCTGGGCTTCGTCACACAGGGCGACTTCTCTATGGCCGTGGGCCGCAGTGAGGCCCTGGGCTTCGTGAGCCTCACTGGCTTCCTGGACATGCTGACCAGGCAGATGGCTGCCGAGCGTGGGCTTGTGCTGCTTCGGGCTGCCAAGTCTCTGCAGTACCGGTTCGCCAGGGTCACCGTTGAGATATGA
- the RIDA gene encoding 2-iminobutanoate/2-iminopropanoate deaminase yields the protein MTSLIKKVIHTTKSSAAIGPYSQAVLADRTLYISGQIGLDPSSGQLVPGGVAAEAKQALTNMGEILKAAGCDYTNVVKTTVLLADINDFNTVNDVYKQYFKSNFPARAAYQVSALPKGSRVEIEAIALQGPLTTA from the exons ATGACGTCCCTGATCAAGAAGGTGATCCACACCACCAAGTCCTCCGCGGCGATCGGGCCCTACAG CCAGGCTGTGCTCGCCGACAGGACCCTTTACATTTCGGGACAGATAGGCCTAGACCCTTCGTCTGGCCAGCTGGTGCCCGGAGGGGTGGCAGCAGAGGCCAAACAG GCGCTGACGAACATGGGCGAGATCCTGAAAGCTGCCGGCTGCGATTACACCAACG TGGTGAAAACAACGGTTTTGCTGGCTGATATCAACGACTTTAATACTGTCAATGATGTCTACAAACAGT ATTTCAAGAGCAATTTTCCAGCTCGTGCCGCTTACCAGGTTTCTGCTTTGCCCAAA GGCAGCCGTGTGGAGATTGAAGCCATTGCTCTGCAGGGGCCCCTCACCACAGCATGA